The genomic interval GGTTAGGCATCGCGTGCCTGAAATTACTCCAGCAACCACGACCAGACTGGAACATAGACATACTTGCTGGcagtgtcacaaaaagctctgcctTTACTAACCCTTCGCCTGCGACAAAAAACAGAGCAATGCCAGCAATGtgaactaatattaaaaagttcaaGTCTTTGACAAACTTGAATGTTACTACCAAGTTTTTAGCGTACAGGTAAGTCCCTGGTAGGTAAACGATAAATACTTATGTTAATTTAAACCATATGTTCAAACAATGCAATTTAAACGCCGGTTCAACCGCCGTACTTcaattaattactaaaaatttaaaattatgtgcgacaCTTCCACTGCTAGGCAAAGGCTGTTGCGAACCAACAGTTATTGTATACTGCCACATACATTGtggaaaacaataaataaaatctaaagtgCAAACACGAGGAATATGAAAACtatgaagttttttattttttattactctgtATCCGGCTTCAGTATTTgatcatttaataatattttcaggTACTTGCCACATACATTGGTAGTGTCATTAGAGAAAGACACTAACAATGTATGTGGCAGTAAGTGAGCACCAAGCCGGCCAGAGGGCCGGCTTGGTGCTCACTTACTTTTTATCATAACTGGTACATAAGATTAATAGATGTgggtagaaaaaaaacaaaaatatttttaaggtatttattatatacgcATTGGGGTCATTTTTTAAGAGAAAGGAAAAACAAAGTAGTGGGATCATAttagttagtatctacaacttaTGACTTGAAAGTTCTATGTGACAAGATTGACTTCATAAAAGAGGTGTCACAAATGTATTACTCTAATAGTTAGGAAAGCATGTTTTTAatgtttagaaattttaaacCATGATCTTAACTAGAGACTCAAATATTTACAAAGCTATGTTAGGTTTTCGCAAAcggatgtttttatttattgaatatacagaaatgtattaaagtaacaTAACCAGTCCAACGTgcatatttaacttaaaaatataaaaataatgtgcactaaaaaaaacttaatggctacgttaattcatattttaacttaaattgtaTATGTTGTGTACTGCGATTCAGTAGCGAAAACAAATGAAGGTCTTTTCACACCATATCGACTAAACATCAATTCGACTATGATCTCTGTGACTTTCATAGTCAGAAAGGCAGAAAGTGTAAAAGTGTGTGAACCTGTGGGCAACGAGTGGTTCCCTCGTTGTATACTACAGGCACAAAAGTATTggaaagtttactttaaaacacCTAACATAAAGCTCACATTCCAATGCTAGTATTACAGCCGAGTTGTGGTTTCAGCATGAAGTGCCGAAAGACGCTTGCGGCTTGAGTCCCATGGTACTGGAGTGGCGACCCCGATTAGAAAGCGCACGGTGACctcgaggtggacagacaataTCAAGCAAGTGATAATCAGGCACTGGACACATGCAGGATAAGACCGTGGAAGTCCTTACAAAGACCTATGTTCAATAgtagacgtctatcggttgaaatTATGGAGGTGTTGAGTCGATATGATGTGCGGAGGTCATAGAGTCGTTGTTTGTCGAGTTTTCGCATGTAGCTGTAACCATGTGCAATAGGTTAAGCCTACGGTGTGAAGAACTCGGGGAGAGTTCATCGATATGACGCGGACGTAAGAAATCGAGGGAGTCGTTTCGAAATGCATAGACGCTGCGACTAGGTTGTTTCACTTGTAATTAAGTATTACACcaattttcaaaaacaaaagataGTCTGGATTCCCCAGCAGAAATTAAGAGCTCGATATATTTACAaagcaaacaaaatatattattttaattcttttactGAGGTAATCTACATAAGTATGGCGattgtaaacataaaattttttgAGCCTATATTATACGTAAATATGCCTGTATTTAAAGGGAACAGTATAGTTTTTAACCACTAGCAGCATCTATCATAATATCTGGAATCCTCTGTTTTGTCTTTGATGATACTGGATTATTCTTTATCTCTTAAGTTCAGCAGCTCCCCCGTTTAGTAATCTTACGTCTTCATGCAAACTGCATAATTTGACAGCGACAATTGTAAACTCATGCTTTGTAGATGGCAGTTTCGCTAGATAATGTTTAATTCGACCGTTCAACGCACTCGTTCGACTGACTTAGCCTAAGGTGAGAGCCGCAGACGCAAGAGGCTAATACGGGTCGTACGGCTGCGCTTGCGCATCTGCAGCCAACTGGACTTTAGTAACGCGTTCTTCTGCTCTTGTTGCGCGCGTGGTTCGCCAGGCACAACCCGAACACCACCGCCACCAACTGAAATAATGCAATCATTTCTTTAGTAACACATTTCTAAAGCGGAAAAGGTTCTCTGGGCACCTACAGTGTGCGTAagtgtgcgtatgtgtgtggTTTTTTAGCAACGTCCACTTTTTCGACCGTGTGATagtttagaatataatagaagagaaaaactttattgcaacataaCACAATAGGAataacacaaggaaaacagtaatagtacttagtgctagggtgcaaggGCGGGTTTACTACGATTTCAATCGAAATCAAATCGAACGAACGTGatatactgtttcccagtattgcaactagatggcgctttttcaATTCTATGCAAATCATAGTTTAATTTTCCTTATTACTTGCCaggttaagatttttttttgcaatttggtaagaaataattaagaatatttAAACTCCATTTACTCTATTGTAATACCAATTCATTGAATGACTTGTTTGTTTATCGATTAACTCTGCTTTAAGCGATTGGTAAAAAGCTTTAAGTGTGATCTTGACGCCCTGTGGTGCTCACCTCAACAGCAACGATGACGATTGCGACAGCGCCGATGGCCAGACCGAATGTCTGAAGGAAGTCGCCCACAACCTTAGTGCATCCAGGGTGCGCGTTGACGATGGTGCACGGAGTTCCAGCGCAGCAGGAATCGGGCAGCGTCAGGCTCAAGTAGGACTCCGGCCCTGACACGCCGCAGCACTCGAACTGTTACCAGGAGAACATGAATTGAGCGATGATAGCATTTTCATAGTTTTTGACTTCGTCCTATCTTATTACGGTTTCTTACAAAACgtatatgttactctccgtccttttaactaacccaatgccaaaaatcaagttgattggttacaTATGGGCGTGAatgacagacaaacaaacaaacaccatTTTCACATTAATAACTAAGCACCTGTaattcgttttgaaaataaaacagacGGTGACTTATCAACTGATTGTAGCCAGAGTGAGACAACAGAAAGCTAGCTTTgtaaaaatcacaaaatacttaaaaatgtattaatggtttttaagtgttataagtttcttgccggcttcttctcggtagaatctgccttccgaaccggtggtagtgtcactacaaacagacagacttgtcgtttcaaaagtgcttacattaggcctacttgaaataaatgaattttgaatttgtatttaaatataatatgcatcAATCTTATCATGACGTGTTGGAACAAAATCTTGGAAATAACATGGACATTGCACACTTATCAGCATCGGAAAAATGAATGATACATTTACTTATCTAATTCTGATCACTTTAATGACAACATTTACTCGAGTAGATTATTATTCACGGGATTCAAAGGCTTTGTTTGCTTACTCAAGTATTGGAAGCGACACCACTACTTCTGCCGTTTTTTATTTGCAGACgcaattttttaatgaatttcttttctttttaggGTAGGAGTATTTTGTGCTTTaccttttatattaaactagctgcgCCTCGCGGTACAACCCTTAGTAGATAAGCCAGTAACGCTTCAgtcttttctttaaattttcattataaaatcatcatcTCTCTCTCTCGACAACGAGaggtgcgtagagagtacattaaaaatctgtttagtttggagtataaagattgaagatacTATTAATTGCACTTTACATATCCTCTCCATATGTCCATATGTCTCCTGTTTTTAGCGGAGGTTAGCAATTTTGgcaaaaagcggtgatagcgcagcgGGTAGatcttcaacttcactttcagggggccgaatTCGAGTCCCAGCACCTCTTATTTATAACTATGTGCGTTTGAACCAATTccaatattacttgcttcaacggttaaggaagacatcgtgaggaatcctgcatgcttgagagttctccataatgttctcaaagtagTGTGGAGTTAACCATTCAGCACTTGGGCCGCCTGGTAGTACTTCCTCGAGGAGTTCTGCAACAAAAAGCTCTGCTGCTAAGGTACTTACAGTTCGCTCTATCTGTTGGAAGGCTTGTTTGTCCTTGGTGAAGGCGTCGCCGAGCCACTTGGGGATGTCTGCCAGCAGCGCGTCCTGCTTCACGAAGATCAGTGTCGCCAACGTGATCTTCAGCACCATCAGCACTATCATGAAGATCGCATACTGAAAGCGAAATGAGTTAAGTATTGAGTTAGAAAAAAGCAGTGCAgcctaatgaaaaaaaaaattactaattcaCTTTAATTCACTTTTTATTGTACCCCAAATGAAAATACAGGAAGATTCTATATAATAAGTGCATCAGTAAAAATATGGTTACCAACGaaaattatatgtacatatattgtCAAATTGTTATTTACACTTAAAATAGCGGATGCCCGTAACCGTATTACGGTTTTAACAAATCCCTTGTAAACCGTTGGTTTTATtggtataaaaagtaacctatgttagcTTTTTACATCGCCAGCTGAAtaactctgagctttcttatagAGATATCCAttgttagcgaccacgtttcagatccctcagtcatcactggcaacacgcagtGTTCGAAGgatttggtcttcaggcactgagggattttggttTAACGatgtttcccgaacgctgcccatccgagcaAGAATCGGCGTTTCACgtctttctttaattattttttataaattatattaatgtagaaataataaataggaaTAATAAGTTTCGTCTGGTGTATGAGATGTACTCACAGTGATGAGCATGCAGTTGCTCTCCCGGATGGCACCGCAGCAGCCGAAGAAGGCCACGACGAACACGATGCAGCCGATGACGATGGCACCGATGGGCGTGAGCTGGACTATGGGCGAGTTATCCAGGAAGTCAGCCGCCTGAGACCACTTCAGCTCCACCGCCACGCCCAGCCCGAGCAACGCGATGCCCGCTAGCTGGGAACGGAAACAATGTATTTAGGACCGAGCAACGCATTCTAGCTGGCCGCGCAACTTCGCGTGCCCAAATCGGTTAATATAGAAAAGTATTTtctattcaaaaaattcaaaattcaaattcaaaaaatgatgcacatcatcattcatcatcatcatgtacAGCTGATTCAGATCTCAttgctctactactactaccactgagctttttgtgacagagctcgtccggggaattaccACCATGTATTACCACCACTTATtggtgccgctaagcagcattgtgcAATGCTggctttcaaaattcaaaagaattcaaaaattcaaaattcatttatttcaagaaggcctaattaataagcactttggaaacgtcaagtcagtctgtttgtagtgtaaatttagttgtagttcaaataaaaattaaagttttcagtatcgctaagccttaaatgagggttttGCCGCTGTCcgtgaggagttctgtcctctatctccaaccacattcagatttACACatagtttggacaaaattaaacacatattataacctctatagtacaaaaataatgatttaattcggttataatttgtcggagttatggtaaaAATGAGTTATGgtaaaaatatgtgtaaaatcgtcaaacactttcatcccctctcccaaaggaaccgagcttaatattgggataaaaagtaacctatattacttctaacacttcgaaGAAtgcgtgtacaaagtttcatgaggatcggttaagtagtttttgcgtgaaagcgtaacaaacaaacttacattcacatttatgatatataataaataatattatattatagttagtaGTAGGGACGATAGGGATTGTACGCATGTATATTCATCATAACTACGCTTTTATTCTCTCAGTCAGCTCAGCGTTTCCAATAAAAACTCATGTGTAAAGTTGGTCCGTCGCACATATCCTGATAGACGATAAGATAAGCCGGTATCGATATAAGATACTACTTGTTGCACGCATAGATAAGCTGGTATTAGGTTAAACAGACATAATATCCTACACCAAATGTATACAAAGGTGTCCACTCGATTTAAGACTCGTTTTAAACAGACTTCAAAAAGTCGGAATCTCTTGTTTTTTATGTCCgctacccgattactcgaagatgCCTGAGCCGATTTGAAAAGATCTTTTCGTGTTATAAAGAgcatactttccaggtggtccgatttaaattttatcggaATCGGTCgagctataattaaaaaatcaacaataatgtatcccaaagtagcaattttttttttgctttttagtccTGGGTgtatttctttaatacctatcaACAAAAGCTATTTACTTAATTCCCGCTAAAACATGTCCCGAgttcttttccgggataaaaaaacatatcaataaaaaacctacctaaggataggctttttatcactcttactgcacggctagcatgggcaggtgaCAATTATATattggggaaaggataaaaatgtatctcctccaacagctttatcaactttcagagcactggcgcacaagaaataatatccaaataatatatgtgtattaataaacaggggtaaacctctcctattccatgttctagTGATTTAGCGGGTGGGCACGTTAATGATATcgcttgtcaggggatataatcgaggggtataatttttatctcccgccgtgctagctggagattttcttaattttatatcatctgcataccctgtacacaCCCTCTTTACACGCCACTGCCAATAAGTAGTCATCTATGGAATACAAGGTACGGGCTAATTATAGTTACCTTTTGTATTCGTGAAACACGACAATTTCAGACGTAATAAAAGGACAAAAAGCCTTATATTTATTGGCAATCTGTTggaaagtaggtaggtaaagaGATGTAGTGAATAGGTGAGTGTATTTTACCATTC from Pararge aegeria chromosome 18, ilParAegt1.1, whole genome shotgun sequence carries:
- the LOC120631566 gene encoding 23 kDa integral membrane protein-like, whose translation is MGCGEFLVKYILFFANLFFALAGIALLGLGVAVELKWSQAADFLDNSPIVQLTPIGAIVIGCIVFVVAFFGCCGAIRESNCMLITYAIFMIVLMVLKITLATLIFVKQDALLADIPKWLGDAFTKDKQAFQQIERTFECCGVSGPESYLSLTLPDSCCAGTPCTIVNAHPGCTKVVGDFLQTFGLAIGAVAIVIVAVELVAVVFGLCLANHARNKSRRTRY